CCATGGAAAAACTTCAGCCCGATTTGATACTTCTTCGCCATTTCATTGATTTCCAGCTGGGCTTTGTAAAGCTTCCAGTTGGCTGTCAACGTTCCGCCATCCTTGCTTCCATCTGAATACCCAAGCATGATTTCCTGCTGGTCCTTCATCTTTTTCAAATGATTGCGGTAAACTGGCATCTTGAATAACGTTTCCATTATTTTTGGTCCAGCCGTTAAATCATCAATCGTTTCTAGCAATGGAGCAACATTCAGGTCTGTCTCAAACGTACCATCAGTATGGAGCCTGTAAATACCGGCCTCTTTAGCAAGGACAAGAACTTCCAGCAAATCACTGGCAGATTGTGTCATACTCACTAGATAAACAGAGACCGATCGCTTCCCGAACTCCTTGTGCGCACGTTTGATCATCTGAAAAACTTGAAGCATTTCCTGAGTCTCATTTGAATAATCCTCATGAAGAAGAAGCAATGGCCTTGGATCCTCAAGAATTTTAACCAGTAATTCCTGCTTTTCATCCTCGGATAATGATGGATAATCCTGAGTGATTCCGACCTTTTTCAGTATTTCAGCGATTGCCGCTTCATGTTCACCACTGTGATTGCGAATATCCAGAGTTGCAAGATGGAATCCGAACAACTGTACTTGCCTGATCAACTTCTGCAAGGTTTTAAGCTCATGGTGCACAGGGTGATGCTGATAGATGCTTCTTTTGATCATAAGAAGGTCTTCAAGCATTTCCTCTGATGATTTATAGCCGATTTCTGATTTCCCTGCTTCCTTGAGCCTTTGAATGATGACTGCAAATTTTCGGCGATACGCCTCGCCTTCAACATTCCACTTCTGATCATCTGTTAAATATTTTTCCTCATCTTTTATGACAGATGCCATTAACTCTTCACTGACAGCCGCTCTTGTCGTTGAATGACTGAAACGCTTCATCAAGTCAACCAAGACAGCTTTATATTTCTTAAGCACAAGACGTCTCTGCCTTTGCAATGTCTCCCATGTAATATCTGGAGTTACATTTGGATTGCCATCCCTGTCACCGCCGATCCATGAACCAAATCGAAGGAAGTGAGGCACTTTCCATTCATGTTCCGGATAATGGCCTTTTAGGCTAGTTTCTACTTCCTGATGGATTTCAGGCAGGACATCAAATAAGGTCTTGTCAAAATAATAAAGTCCATTCCTGACTTCATCTATGACGGTTGGTTTACGATCTCTCAATTCATCCGTTTGCCACAGGACGGAAACCTCATTGAATAAGCTTTCCTCGACCCTTTCACGCTCTTTCTTGGATAAAAGTGGATTGTCCAGACTTTTAAGGATATCTGCTATCCTTTTTTGGATCTCCAGGATTGAACGCTTGGTGGCTTCTGTAGGATGGGCTGTAATGATCAATTCCAATGAAATGGTATTTAGTACATTTTGGATGATATCAGAGGATATATGATTGTCTTTCAATGAAAGGATGGCTGCTTCAATAGAGCCTGGCTGTGTACTGATCTCGGACTCCAGCAAGTAATCACGACGCCTGCGAATTCGGTGATTTTGTTCTGCTGCATTGATTAAATGAAAATATACAGAAAAAGCTCTGATTATATTCTTCCTCATCGGAACTGACAAACTAGCGATTTCCTGTTTCAAAGCAGGATATGTATCCCGGTCATTTCCATTTCTAAGCGTTTTGCACATAGCACGGATCTTTTCTACTTTTTCAAACAATTCCACTCCGCCATGATAGACTAGAATATCTCCAAGGATGTTACCAAGCATTTTCACATCCCGGCGCAATGGCAAACTGCTGTCATTCACTTCGATTCCTGATGTCATTTTGTCACCTTCCTAAAACTTGTGAGAATATTTTAAATATTAATATACCATAAAAGGACATAGAATGTGAAATAATAAGCATATTGATAAATGATTCAGCTGTGATTCATAGTCGAATAACTAATAAGTAGTGTAAGTACATTTTATTTAAATTTCTACCTAAACGCCTCTTTACACAATCCAATCCATTATAGAGAAAAGGCTTCCCAAAAAGGAAAGCCTTTATCAACTCATATCCGTTTTGTTAGCTTGCTTTATCATTATCTTTTTTCTGGTTTTCCTGTTACAATTACTTTCATTGTTTTCACTGCTTTAGTCTTACCGGCGAAGTTCTCAGCTTCTGCAAGCAAAGTGTGCGATCCATTAGCAAGATCCAACTCCACTGAGAAAGTGCCGTCTCGCCCGGTTTTAGCCGAATCAATCAGGATCACTTCATTCCCATGCTGTTCATAAATGTTCACTGTTGTCCCCTGTGCAGCTGAGCCTTTGACTATTGCCGGTTCACCTTTCACCTTCAATTCTTCCAATTCCCAGGCTGGTGCTTCAGGCATTTCCTGAACTGAATCCTTGGACCACTTGATGGCATTCACGAATAGCTGTCGCCCATCCTGAGTCCACCCATAGTCAGGGCCAATGATATTTGTAACTGCAAAAGAAGACATCAGCAAGTGCATATGCTCCTTGCTCCTGAATTCAAAGCCAATTGAATCACCTTTTTCCTTTCCGTCAACAGAAAGGCTCGAAATGGCAATGCCCGTATAATCCTTAAACGTGGCATACGGACTTTTCGCACTGTGGACCTTAACACGGCCATTTTCATCCAGGTTGAGTCCATTGAATATTGGATGTCCATTGACAGCTTGAACAAAGATTGCACCTTCATTATATCCCTGCTGATCCATTTCCGGACTTCCAATTGCCTCATTTAGCCTTTGGATGGAACCTTCTGCAACACCCCAAGTTCCTGTGAATACAAGGCTAGTCTTTTGTTCATCACTTTCTTTGATAAGCTGTTCAAATTGCTCTTTTGTTCCTTTTTTTGTATTAACCAGGATGACATCATACTTTCCGACATTCCCGAGGATGTCCCAGCCTTTTTCTTCAGCAAATAGCTCCTGCTCGTTTAATAAAGATGTAAGGGCACCGCTGACATCACCTAACACTGCAGCCTCGAATGCATTCAGTTCAAGGTTGAATACCTTATCCTCGGATCCGATCTCAACCTCAAAAGATTCCTGGAGATATCCGTCTGCCAATACATTCAATGTGTACTCGCCAGGGAGCAAATCCTGGAAAACATAAGAACCATTTTCCTTGCTGGAGCCTTCCATTTTAAAATCAGGTTCGTCCTTGGGAACGAGCGTCAATGAAGCACCTGCCACAAGTTCTTTTTCTTTCTTTCCAGAAATCACACCCTGCAAGTTTGATCCTTCGATTGCTTCCAGTGTAAAGTTCAA
The window above is part of the Mesobacillus jeotgali genome. Proteins encoded here:
- the ppc gene encoding phosphoenolpyruvate carboxylase produces the protein MTSGIEVNDSSLPLRRDVKMLGNILGDILVYHGGVELFEKVEKIRAMCKTLRNGNDRDTYPALKQEIASLSVPMRKNIIRAFSVYFHLINAAEQNHRIRRRRDYLLESEISTQPGSIEAAILSLKDNHISSDIIQNVLNTISLELIITAHPTEATKRSILEIQKRIADILKSLDNPLLSKKERERVEESLFNEVSVLWQTDELRDRKPTVIDEVRNGLYYFDKTLFDVLPEIHQEVETSLKGHYPEHEWKVPHFLRFGSWIGGDRDGNPNVTPDITWETLQRQRRLVLKKYKAVLVDLMKRFSHSTTRAAVSEELMASVIKDEEKYLTDDQKWNVEGEAYRRKFAVIIQRLKEAGKSEIGYKSSEEMLEDLLMIKRSIYQHHPVHHELKTLQKLIRQVQLFGFHLATLDIRNHSGEHEAAIAEILKKVGITQDYPSLSEDEKQELLVKILEDPRPLLLLHEDYSNETQEMLQVFQMIKRAHKEFGKRSVSVYLVSMTQSASDLLEVLVLAKEAGIYRLHTDGTFETDLNVAPLLETIDDLTAGPKIMETLFKMPVYRNHLKKMKDQQEIMLGYSDGSKDGGTLTANWKLYKAQLEINEMAKKYQIGLKFFHGRGGSLGRGGGPLNRSLLSQPVETLGQGVKITEQGEVLSSRYLLKDIAYRSLEQATSTMMKAAANVLKESEQGHLRDQRWVDAIEQISAVSLRKYQSLVFEDPDFITYFNQATPLKELAELNIGSRPMSRKNSSKFENLRAIPWVFAWTQSRQLFPAWYAAGSGLQSFAQQRPENLKVLQEMYAEWPFFRSTIDNLQMALMKADITTAQEYTSLVDDKEIADRIFGNILEEYERTKNILLEITEDEELLDHTPNIKDSVHRRNPYVDPLNFIQVELIKELRQDEDPDDELLTQVLLTISGVAAGLRNTG